The window AGTGGACAATTTAGGATTCATTAAATATGTACTACAATGAGTACATGTTTAACGAAAGCATTAAGTGAAAGACGGGGTTATTGAGTGAAAAAAGTCACGATAGACTCTTGACGTAACATGTGTTATATGCGCAAattaaatatgcattaaaattgaataaattaattaccgAGAGGCACATTTTCTAAATGCTTAAGTCAATCAAACTATTATAGCGTTACATATTCCGTGACGGGTGACTTTTACTTTTCAAGAGTACTGGTAATTTTCTCAGAGTATCGTTAAATCCAATGTAATTGCGATGGAAAGATTGTTACTGAAATTTCgcgaaatggaaaattttcttcCATAAAAATCCTACGTGCGAAGACTCCTATTGGGGTTTGACAACAGGGCAGATCGCACTGCGACGCCGAATGTGACGTCATGTCTGTACAAGAGCCGTCAGGATCCGCTGACAAAAGAACGACGCACCGTTGCCGTTTTTCGGTGTGCGACAAAAGTGTCGGGGGGGATTTCGGGCGACTGagagaaaattcgatttttcaaaatggaaaagtttgaaacgggtgaaattgggaaaaagcAATTGACGCCTTGTATGGGAGACGTCCGTAAAGTCATGCCCAGATTCGATTAGTCGTTTGTGGGGGAAATGCTTTTACGCGTCGATAATATCGTTAAAAAAGGGCGTTTTCTGATTTTTCTTCAAGATGCCCACGGGGCGACCCAAAAGGTAATTTTCATTGAACTGAACGGAACACGGGCGAAAAAAACGATCTTGCGGCCGTTATTGTCGTATTTGGCTCGCCCCGCGGGGATACTCGACgaatttcagaaaatgtcTACTGCACCGATTTCCACACATCAGCGCATTTCAACCTGTTACCAGGCAGTACCATGCCAGTACCCCGTCCCACATACACAAATTCCTGTCTCAAGGATATCATTGACAGCTTTCTGCAATCATTTACCATCATCTATCGCAGGAAGTCTTATTTCGATCGATTGGGTTGTCGTTTTGAAGAACAGGAACTGCAAACCTTCGCATGCTGTTTGTGTTCGTTTCACAATCAATGCGCGGGAACACTGAAAGTACCTGATGAAAAAACGAATCCGTGCGAAGGAGCCTGAGGCATTCTTGTGATTATGAAAGTAAGGCCACGCCTAAGCTTCGTGAACTTACACCCAGTAACACACATTCCTTTGCTCGGCAACCTGTTTCTTTGATCTTCGGTTGGAGTGCTCTGTACTCTGGTATTTCTCCTCCTTTATTCTTTCCGAAAGTGGTTGTTTTGATTCACGTAGGTGTGCGAGCGGTTGGGCGATAATCggtcatttttttaacggcTTTCTCATAGAGACTTACAAGCCCCGATCTTATTGGAACCAAAACCGGCAATGTCCTTTCTGACCGACCAACGGAGCAGGAAGCAATCGCATTCATACAACAAATACGGCAGGAAGGAGACCATATCGCCTTGTCGTTGTCTTTTTTCGagctttaattaatatatagaTAAAACTATAGATACTTCCATTATTCTATTATTGGTTTATTCTCGAGTTCTCAGCATACGTAGCTTTCACTCGTTATTTCGAAGTCATTGATCTTGGTAATTCGTATGTGTGTCTCTCTTTCTCCCACAATAATCTGCATGGGAATTTGATGCCAACCGCATAAATCGGTACCAACGTATTGATCAATCGCACTGATTAATGTGAGGCAGCTCGAAGATTTTTCCCCGGTTTGTATATTAATGAAGATGCATGGTATTTGCTAATTAATTCTCAAGTGAGGTCCGGTGTGCGCAGTGCTTAACTGGGCAGCCTCGTTTTCTTCACGCGAAGGAAATTCCGACAAAGCGAAACAACACCGAAATGGGCGGAAATTTCGCGAGCCAAAAGGGGAAAGTTTTGAACAAACAACTCCTTCGCCATATTGTCGAGATGAcggcgaattttcaaaatgtttgccAATTCGCTTGACGAGTTTTTCCCGATCGAATTTCAAGCTGCTAATACCCACTGCCTCGCGTGCTCTTGTTTTACCTATCAAAATTGACCTACCAGCCCATCGCATTACCGCACAATCGGGCGAGTGCGAAACCCTAGTGCACTTAGGCAGATATCACGCAGTGTTTTCCCACGCACGTATTTTCTAACAGCggtttccattattttcagGCCTAGATTACATAAACACGTCGCCGAggaaaagaagagaaaacGATAAAGGTAAGCCGGTTTGCCTGTTTGGGTTATCTCTCTGTATTCTAGTATTACCACTAATTGCCGCTGAGTGATAAGACATTGTAAGTACGTCGTTGATTAGGTAGTGTATATAGGCCGAGAGGTTTCCAATCAAAATGCAACTGAGTCGGAACTTAGGGATACTTATTTCCTAATTCGTTCAGGCTTTGGGTAGAGAAATGCGAAGGCCGAAGAAGTATTCATAGGCCTGGACATGCCTTACTAATTACATTAGAATGTCATTGAACAACAATATTTAGCATTTTCATGGACATACAGTGCTTGCAAAAAGTATTGCGACGCGGTCGTAGCTTTCAAAAAAccgacatttttaaaaagcgGTACCTAAAAGGTTCCGGTTAGACAAGTAGACCataaaatttagattatttaCGTCTTAAAACTCAAacagaattagaattaatacCAGAAGCAACACTGGACAATTGCATAAAAGAGTTCGAGGAACGACTGAGCCATTGCCAAATTGGTAGTGAAACCCAATTTGAGCACTTACTGTAGGATTTTCCATTTCGTTTGATGTAATAATGAGATACcttatgtaataattttattttttaacgaaactgCAGATCCAATTTCAGTTCTGAGTGCACAGTTGTACTCTTTATATAATTaactttcatttgatatatcACAATGGGTAGCTCTTCTGTTGATATTAACAAGTTAGCAGGGGTAGCCGAAGGGGGGTGAGCAATTGGGACATCGAAAACGATGcgttaaatgccttttttttttttataaaattttaggtgCTTAAgcatttttaagaaaacgtccggtttatgaaagttacaAACTTGTtgcggcactttttgtaaGCGCTGTATAAgttaaaatgcaaagaaaGTAACCTTCGAAACTTACCGTGTAACATATGCGTGTATATAGGAACTCTGAATGCCTAAGGCCATTGAAAAGGCAATAATAATTACGTAAATTACTAGTTATGCATGCTGTTAACATATCAAATAAGAACTTTTCCTAATTCATGGTAACTCAAGTTCATTCTGTACATTGTCCATAGGTCAAGAGAAAACCACCACTTTCAcctaaatatgttttttttcccaTTGTAGGGcggtaattttaagaaattacagAGCTTTTGTACCATAATCTAAATCTATCTTCCTCTTCTGTCTCGTAGATATCACCACCGTTCTCCTAGTGGACAACCAAGGCAAAAATTCCCTAGGAAGATTCTTAAGCGTTAAACCCGACTTAGGACTTATCACCTCGACTGCACGTACTTTCATCCAAGATGGCGTCACCACCGAGTACGCCACTCAAGTGCTCGGTACGACTCTGGACAACGGACGACTTTACGCTCACTTACTCTCAAAGACAAGTAGGGTGGTCTATGACCATGACTCCCAGACTAAATCTTACAACCAACCAAAAACTTGGAACTTGGACGAAAGCCAAATTTCCGACAAGAATTTTGTCAGAAACACTGACTTTATCTCCCCAGATTCCTCACAAGCCTACCGTGTGTTCCCCACTTCCAAGCTCGATCCTGAAATCCTCAATGAGGCCCAGTCCAACAACGCCCGCGTACCGTTTGTGGTCAAACCACCTGAGCCGAAGGTCTTCAAAGTCAACGCACAGAAAGACATGACTCACGAGAACTTAATCATCCATAATGATAATCCTGGAGAATTTAAACCTTCAAAGGTGAAAGAGTGGGACAATCTACCGACATTTACTGTGAGGAACGAGTTTTCACCTTCGGGATTTTCTTCTTTGGGACAGGATTTCGAGGCCAGGACCGAGAGGTCTAAGATTACGACTCCTGCCGACCGTAAAGCACGGCTTTTATTCAAAGCCGGGTTAGTCAAACCCAACCCCAAAGACCTGCAGACAGTCACCTACACCGGTTTCGCGGATTTCACCACTACAGTGGCTAACACAGTGATAGTGTTCACTCCTCATACCTCAGAAGTGCCGCAAAAAGTAGCGCAAGCTACCAAAATCCTTGTGGAACCCACTATAAAGCCTACTTTAGTGGTCAGCACTCCAATAGCTACCGAAGAGCCTGTTACTACTGAAAAACACTATCCAACTTTCCTGACAACGGAAGAAGAACCTACTACAACTCCTCTTACAATTGTCACCACTGAAGACACGATAAACACCTCTGGACCCAACACAATGGTGATTAACAAGGAAGACAGAGACGGGAAATACCCCACCACCGATGAGCCTGTAGACTTGGAGGCTAAACTGTCAGTTCTGGCCAATGAGCAGAAGCAAGATGGAGTTACTCCGATTGTTTTTAGTGAAGATCTTGTCCAGCCCTCAGAAACTCAGCCAGTGATGCTGTCAACTCCTAGTCACGAAGACATTGCCAGAATTTTAGCTTCATTGCAAGCCCAAGCTGCAGTGGCTACTCAGCCTTTAGACTCAGTGAAACCTCAAGAAACAACTACTACGTCATCAATCAAAACCACTGGAGGAGCAACTACAATTTTCTTCGACGATGATGATTTCTCCTTTGACATCCCTACTACCACTTCGCCATCTAATCGAGTAGTACCTTCAGAAACGGCCTTGCCGACTACTGAGAAGGCATCAGTGGAAACCACCACGGAACTTGAGCAAGAGACTACTACAGAACCACAAGAATCGACGACCACGGAAATTGAAATCACGACTCCCGAGCTCACCCAAAATGAAATAGAGCCTCAGTGCACCAAAGGTTTCAAAGTGATATCTTCCACTGCGTATAAAACTCTGACCTATTTAACTACCTTCTTTATCCCATTGGAGAAGAGCACCAGTACCTCAGTGAAATCGAACATTTTGACAACGACCCAAGTCTCCTCGGAAACTGTACCATGTAGCATTGAGCCTTCCGTCACGGAAATCACCACCACTGAGCAAACCGCAGCTCCAGTCACTGAACCCGTCACTACCACTGAACAATCGGCAGCTCCCGTTACTGAACCCATCGATAACGCTGAGATGGAAGAGATCATTACCACTACCACCAAAGAGACGGAAGAACTTACTACGCAGCCTCAGGAAATTACAACTGAACGTAGGCACGTTACTGAGTCTAAGCCTGAGACCACTGAGGCCACCACAGAAGAAGGGGAAGAAGTGGAGCTCATTTTCAAGACTCTTTACACAACGTATACGTATTTGACTACATACTTCCAGGATTCTACCAGCTCTGTTGCAAGCAGGATTGTCGTGAACACCAATGTGATCACATCTACTTTAGAGCCTGGCAGTGACGTTTCTGATCCTGCAGTTGCAGGCTTGCTCAATGAAGAGGAGTCAATAATTCCTTCGCGGACTGTTACATTTGAAGACTTAGCAGATATTCAGCCTACAGTACGttctcaagaagattcaattgCTGAAGAATCTTCTTCAGCAACTCCTGCTCTGGATAACAAGCACCTCCAAAACACCAATGGCGTTAAGACATTCTATACAACCTATACATATTTCACTACAATATTTGTGGATGGTGAGACTGAGATTTCGAGTAGGACTGAAGTCTACACCAACTACGTTTCTCCAACTGCAGTAGATGAAGCAGCTATCGCCCCCACCAAGTTGGTGGTCAGTGCTGATGAGCAAGTGCTACAAAATCGACTGAgaaacttgaaatttgataACCAGAGCAAACATAGAGATGAAGATAATGATGTCATTCCCTCGAAGTCTCTGGATAAAGATGGGTATGTGACTTTGAAACGGGGTGGTGACAGCAACAAAGAGATAGAGAATGATATTATTGATTTGAGCGAATATGAGTCAATTGAGACCATGGTAACTGATGTCCGCAGTAGTACTTCTAAAGGGGAGGAGAGAATCATTGATGGCATTGACAAGAGGAATATTCTCTTGGACGATCAAATTGTCTCGGAGAGCAATAACGAAAGCGAAATTCTCCCGTCACCCCCCACAGTGCTTCTACAAACCTCCTATACTACTTTCACCTACTTCACCACTAAGTATCATGGTACCACTTCTAGTGATATTGTAAGTAGGCTCGAGACTGTCACTAACGTCGTCACAACCACCATAACCCCCACTCAGGCTTTGAGCACTGAAGATGCAAGCCTTCCAGTGACATATTTCACTACTTTTACCTACTGGACCACGCTCTACAAAGATGGTCAAACGAAGGTGACCAGCCGAGAAGAAACCGTTTCCAACGTTGCCACTCCCGAATTAAAATCAACTGAAGCCCCTGAAACTGTCATTCCTTTAACCATAACTCCCACGGTAGTAGAACCTTCCCCTACTTCCACTATAGTTCCCTCCACTGTAGGAGAGGATGAGCTGACTACATACTTCACCACATACACTTACTACACCACTTCGTACATTGGGGATGAAACCGTGTTGAATAGTAGGTTGGAGACGGTCACTAATATCGTTAACAACACTGCGGATGTTGTTGGCAGAGCAGTTAACACTGGTGAACAGAATAAGGTGGAAGCTACAGAAACTAAGCCAACAGGTTTATTATCTACAGTTGTCAGCACTGTTGACCACAACGGAACAGCCACACTGTTTTCTACAGAAGTTTATGGCACTTACATCAAGGGGATTTACGCTAAGGTGTTAGAAAGTACCTCGACAATTCTGTCTCAGAACATTACTCCCAGCTCAGTGGTATCAGTGGAACCCACAGGGGTTGTCAGCCTCAACCAGGGTAAAATCATCGACGCCGATGGAATCAGTACTTTGCTCTACACCACTCGAGTCATCGGTACTTACTTAGAGGGTTCCTATTCTCAAGCCACTGAGAGTACTAGTTCATTGGAAGTGGATCAAGATAAGAAGTCAGCCCTAGGGCCTAATGTGCCGGTAGCTCATCGTACTGGTTTGGTGAGATCCATTGAGGGCAGCATTGTCCAAAACCAAACAACCACTTTATACGAGAGCAAAGTCCTTGGGACAATAATCGATGGGCGGTACGCCCAAATTATTGAAAGCACCTCAAGTTTTATCCTCCCCAGCACTGTTGCAACTGAAATATTGCCAACTGCAACTAAACTGGTCGAAGTATCGGCATCTGTGATAACCCCCACTCCCGTAGTGATTGAAAGCTCCATCGTTGATTCTTCGCCGAAGACTGAAGATGAGTCCAGTACTGAAGCAAGTGAGGAAGATGAAGATGAAAATAGAGGGCGACGAAAATCTCGTTTGGGCTTTCAGGCTAAGAAGCGCACTTTTACTCCTGCTATAAGACCATTTGCCTCACGTCAAAGACCTACTTTCGCTCCTAAAAGAAGTAAAGCTGGAGCAACTACCGCTGCTACCATAACCAGGTCCGATTTCACCCCTACGGTTACTGCAGTTCTAGCTTCGAAGGCGAATAGATTTACTGTAGGTAGAAGAAGTTCTTTCAGCACTAATGCCATTCAAGCAACTGCGCCTGCAAGTAGAAGATTCTCAAAACCAAAATCTACTACCACTTCTAGAAGAAGCAGCGCTATTTCTAGTGGAATTAAACGAGGACCCACTAGATCATCTACAGCTCCTTCTGTAACCATACGCCCTAGCGGATTGTTTGGGGGAGGAAGTTCTAGATTTAAAGTCAAGCCGACTGCAGCCTCAGGCTTCAACAGGTCCCCGAGCTCGAAAATAGTCACCGAAACTCCTCCTGATAGTGAAAATGACTTAACCACAGGCATAACTGAAGGAAGTCCCACTGATAGTAATAATGGTTTAGACACCACCTTACCTCTGCAAACGACCACAGAATCGCTGCGTAAAATCAATCCGTTGCTAAAACTCCGAATACCACCATTAAGTAGATTTAATTCAGTTGGTAGAAGTACTAGCAGACCCAGGACTACCAGCAAAACTACCACAACAACCTCAAGACCAAAAACCACCCCTGCAAGACCTAATGCTTTGCTCAATAGACAGAGAGCAGGAGGGTTGTTCCCCAGACGGAACCTATTTACTTCTACGACCACCACTGAAACTCCTGCAGAGGAACTAACTGAAGAGGATTTaaatgaagaagaagaagaagagggTGGTGATGAAGATGATACTGATTATGAGAGTTCCCAGCAACTCACCCAGACTGAGGCTGCGCCTACAACTCCCAGTCCAAAGCCGCGTAATGGGATTCAAATCAGGCCATTTAAGAGGCGTTCCAAGCGTCAAGCTACATATTCTCGATTTAGAAGACCCCTGGGTAGGTCCACAACGACTCCATCTACTACGACGGAAGAAATGATCGAGGAGACGAGACCTTCATTTAGAAATCGGTATCAAACTGGTAGATATCGAGCAGGAAAATCTCAACAACAGTTAACAACTTCCAGTACGACCACAAGTACTACTCAAGCTCCTTTGAGGAAACAACGTATTTCTCCTTCAAGATCTCAAAATTCTAGAACTCAGTTTACTTTAAGAGAGAAAGACTCTGCAGGTTCCAGAAGCGCCTTTTCACCTAGAGCTAGTGGTATAAGGAGGAGTACCACTACAACTCCTAGGGCTAATATAAGAGCTCGAGGAGGGTATTTGCAGGATAATTCGGCAAGGAGGACCACGGCTAGGTCTAAAACCAGGGGAAGGACTAATACAAGAGGCAGGACCTATGACCAAAATGTAGATGATAATTTCGTGCTCCCCAAGACTGATGGAACAATTACGGTAACTTACAAAATCCCCACCGAAGTCACTATTCCTGTGGTGAACGGAAAGTTGACTGAGTACAAGAATATTGTGACTGCAAAACTCAGTACTGAGGTTCTGAGTCCGAATCAATATTCAACGACTTTGAATCCCCTAGGAAAAGAGGTGAAAATATTGCTTACAGAAAGTACTTTTGTTAATGGAAATGGGGCTACTTTAGTTACTCAATTTATACTCAATGAATCCCCCACTACCAGTATAATATTCACCCCCACTCAAATCAGAGGAAGGAAAACGTCCTTCTCTCACGTAGTTCCTAGCACTGCCTACCAAGTTGAAGAGGTTGTAAATACGATTCAACCAGCTCTAGCTGCGCAAGCGCCATTGGCCAATATCCTCCTTTCCCAACTCCTCTTAGGAGGAGGCGTTCCTTCAAACCCCCTACTCGGCATACAAAACAACCCTGCAGGTCCCGTGACGCCAACCACAGAATTCAAAACCCGCACCACTACTTATGTCACCACAGTCACCAGTACCCTCCAAACGGTCATACCTCTGACCTTCAGAGGGAAAGAAATCTTGACCACCATTAGTGATAGTAGCACTGAGGTGGTCACTGCAACAGAATATTTTACCGACACCGTAGTCGTTACTCCCACTTTATTTGGTCAAGCCCCGCAACTGAATACCCTGCTTCTGCCTTTACTGCAACAACAGCTACAGCAACAGCAACAGTTGCAGCCTCAAGCTGCACTTCAAAATCCAGCGAATGTTTTTGCCTTAAATGATCCAGTTGCGCAGCAGAGTTTTGTGGCGGAGGAGCAATTGGAGCAGCTGAATCTTGCCGACGATGAGGTGCAGAATGCTGAAGAGGTTACTGCGGCTCCAAAGAGAAAACCGAAGAAAAGTAACAACAAAAGGAAACCTGTTAAAGTGGTACCTCCAAAGGAGACTAGTGTGATTACTTTGTATGTCTCTGGAAGAACCCCTGGAGATTTTACCACCGTTCTATCTACTGTTACTGTAGATGATGGGATGAGGAGGAAGAGAAGTGTAGACTATTTCCCAGTGAAAGCCTCAAAAGCATTTGATCGTCCGGGAAAAACCGAATTCTATGATGGATTTGTTCAGCCCGCCTCCAAGGAGCTGGATTCCCTCTTTGAGATGTCCTCAAAAGAAACTGAGAGCCTCGAGAGTATAATTGGAGATGTTCCCAGGCACTTAAAAACGAAAACTCCAGATTTGTTCAACTCGAAACCCTCTAAGGCGACCAAAAAATACTCGATTAAGTACGTGAAGGCCTCCGATGATAAACTATCGAAGGAGGCTTTTTTAGCCTAAAAGACCTTAGCAGCAATCCAGCCCCTGATGATGCCAAGGTCGAAACGTCTACTGTATTAACTAGGGGCTTACTAACCGACTTT is drawn from Euwallacea fornicatus isolate EFF26 chromosome 7, ASM4011564v1, whole genome shotgun sequence and contains these coding sequences:
- the LOC136339996 gene encoding mucin-2-like: MLQPRSWYATVVALLLVLDSIQGLDYINTSPRKRRENDKDITTVLLVDNQGKNSLGRFLSVKPDLGLITSTARTFIQDGVTTEYATQVLGTTLDNGRLYAHLLSKTSRVVYDHDSQTKSYNQPKTWNLDESQISDKNFVRNTDFISPDSSQAYRVFPTSKLDPEILNEAQSNNARVPFVVKPPEPKVFKVNAQKDMTHENLIIHNDNPGEFKPSKVKEWDNLPTFTVRNEFSPSGFSSLGQDFEARTERSKITTPADRKARLLFKAGLVKPNPKDLQTVTYTGFADFTTTVANTVIVFTPHTSEVPQKVAQATKILVEPTIKPTLVVSTPIATEEPVTTEKHYPTFLTTEEEPTTTPLTIVTTEDTINTSGPNTMVINKEDRDGKYPTTDEPVDLEAKLSVLANEQKQDGVTPIVFSEDLVQPSETQPVMLSTPSHEDIARILASLQAQAAVATQPLDSVKPQETTTTSSIKTTGGATTIFFDDDDFSFDIPTTTSPSNRVVPSETALPTTEKASVETTTELEQETTTEPQESTTTEIEITTPELTQNEIEPQCTKGFKVISSTAYKTLTYLTTFFIPLEKSTSTSVKSNILTTTQVSSETVPCSIEPSVTEITTTEQTAAPVTEPVTTTEQSAAPVTEPIDNAEMEEIITTTTKETEELTTQPQEITTERRHVTESKPETTEATTEEGEEVELIFKTLYTTYTYLTTYFQDSTSSVASRIVVNTNVITSTLEPGSDVSDPAVAGLLNEEESIIPSRTVTFEDLADIQPTVRSQEDSIAEESSSATPALDNKHLQNTNGVKTFYTTYTYFTTIFVDGETEISSRTEVYTNYVSPTAVDEAAIAPTKLVVSADEQVLQNRLRNLKFDNQSKHRDEDNDVIPSKSLDKDGYVTLKRGGDSNKEIENDIIDLSEYESIETMVTDVRSSTSKGEERIIDGIDKRNILLDDQIVSESNNESEILPSPPTVLLQTSYTTFTYFTTKYHGTTSSDIVSRLETVTNVVTTTITPTQALSTEDASLPVTYFTTFTYWTTLYKDGQTKVTSREETVSNVATPELKSTEAPETVIPLTITPTVVEPSPTSTIVPSTVGEDELTTYFTTYTYYTTSYIGDETVLNSRLETVTNIVNNTADVVGRAVNTGEQNKVEATETKPTGLLSTVVSTVDHNGTATLFSTEVYGTYIKGIYAKVLESTSTILSQNITPSSVVSVEPTGVVSLNQGKIIDADGISTLLYTTRVIGTYLEGSYSQATESTSSLEVDQDKKSALGPNVPVAHRTGLVRSIEGSIVQNQTTTLYESKVLGTIIDGRYAQIIESTSSFILPSTVATEILPTATKLVEVSASVITPTPVVIESSIVDSSPKTEDESSTEASEEDEDENRGRRKSRLGFQAKKRTFTPAIRPFASRQRPTFAPKRSKAGATTAATITRSDFTPTVTAVLASKANRFTVGRRSSFSTNAIQATAPASRRFSKPKSTTTSRRSSAISSGIKRGPTRSSTAPSVTIRPSGLFGGGSSRFKVKPTAASGFNRSPSSKIVTETPPDSENDLTTGITEGSPTDSNNGLDTTLPLQTTTESLRKINPLLKLRIPPLSRFNSVGRSTSRPRTTSKTTTTTSRPKTTPARPNALLNRQRAGGLFPRRNLFTSTTTTETPAEELTEEDLNEEEEEEGGDEDDTDYESSQQLTQTEAAPTTPSPKPRNGIQIRPFKRRSKRQATYSRFRRPLGRSTTTPSTTTEEMIEETRPSFRNRYQTGRYRAGKSQQQLTTSSTTTSTTQAPLRKQRISPSRSQNSRTQFTLREKDSAGSRSAFSPRASGIRRSTTTTPRANIRARGGYLQDNSARRTTARSKTRGRTNTRGRTYDQNVDDNFVLPKTDGTITVTYKIPTEVTIPVVNGKLTEYKNIVTAKLSTEVLSPNQYSTTLNPLGKEVKILLTESTFVNGNGATLVTQFILNESPTTSIIFTPTQIRGRKTSFSHVVPSTAYQVEEVVNTIQPALAAQAPLANILLSQLLLGGGVPSNPLLGIQNNPAGPVTPTTEFKTRTTTYVTTVTSTLQTVIPLTFRGKEILTTISDSSTEVVTATEYFTDTVVVTPTLFGQAPQLNTLLLPLLQQQLQQQQQLQPQAALQNPANVFALNDPVAQQSFVAEEQLEQLNLADDEVQNAEEVTAAPKRKPKKSNNKRKPVKVVPPKETSVITLYVSGRTPGDFTTVLSTVTVDDGMRRKRSVDYFPVKASKAFDRPGKTEFYDGFVQPASKELDSLFEMSSKETESLESIIGDVPRHLKTKTPDLFNSKPSKATKKYSIKYVKASDDKLSKEAFLA